The following proteins are encoded in a genomic region of Chaetodon auriga isolate fChaAug3 chromosome 8, fChaAug3.hap1, whole genome shotgun sequence:
- the LOC143324162 gene encoding uncharacterized protein LOC143324162, which yields MATVSVIAFGFLLATALSAPVKVDENTMTLFHGEDFHIMLPSLGVEVSFRNRSAPWLSNVVLMRDGTVVSSRAKLNRHLSHLIIDSVGEGDEGVYTVKNPDKPEDVRRTVLIVRDCSNEQIIKYGDNYHIPLLGVIPPITLEYRPSAVEANQTSSPALVLLTVTGMTREGYRDRISVSERQVTLSAVTGADEGSYTVRDASGEIQRKVCLNVKEHQNFVILPYGKQLKINLILNSSLVRLYYTPDYDHTPHLLLDKGEFTSAREELGLEKRLSMEGSLVFLDEVKGGDAGQFKIIDILGFTVASINLEVQPYKLETLYVAIIALLGLLVFLLLVCLLSCLIKVKKRAKRAAALEKIAQNAGKEDEGEAFREVVKNITKLSEESKHSQADNTEKSQSTEVDIKGLEVSSKEVGVDNLETSDSGVGFNTALPLDTDTDAPDQISESAPVTVSVAPETKPSPPSAAETKPSAPPAIEIKPSPVAETKDVPGPETTKTPDQPVEAKLDVSKPADVKLSPAPSPEPGAGLSAPDPKPAPSPSPEPKPAVPKATTPTPESKSALTPTPEAPKPTTPEPITNGTPEPGPDSKSSPDHADIIGGSAPKAAPPKTPEVELKTSGGALETSKDGTVAEDSTTTT from the exons ATGGCCACAGTCAGTGTGATCGCGTTCGGCTTTCTGCTCGCCACAG CTCTTTCTGCCCCAGTGAAAG TTGATGAGAACACCATGACCCTGTTCCACGGTGAGGATTTCCACATCATGCTGCCCTCACTCGGGGTGGAGGTCTCGTTTCGGAACAGGTCTGCTCCGTGGTTGTCCAATGTGGTCCTGATGCGGGACGGCACCGTGGTCAGCAGTCGGGCCAAACTCAACCGCCACCTCAGCCACCTCATTATAGACTCTGTGGGTGAGGGGGATGAGGGCGTGTACACCGTGAAGAATCCGGATAAGCCAGAGGACGTCAGACGCACCGTGCTGATCGTCAGAG ATTGCTCCAACGAGCAGATCATTAAATATGGAGACAACTACCATATTCCGCTGTTAGGGGTGATTCCTCCCATCACCCTGGAGTACAGGCCCAGTGCTGTGGAGGCCAACCAGACATCTAG TCCTGCTCTGGTGCTGCTGACCGTCACAGGGATGACCAGGGAGGGCTACCGGGATCGAATCAGCGTCAGCGAGCGCCAGGTCACCCTCAGTGCCGTCACGGGTGCAGATGAGGGTAGCTACACTGTCAGGGATGCCAGTGGTGAAATCCAAAGGAAAGTGTGTCTCAACGTCAAAG AGCACCAAAACTTTGTGATCCTGCCGTACGGGAAACAACTGAAGATCAACCTGATACTCAACAGCTCCTTGGTCCGCCTGTACTACACTCCGGACTATGACCACACACCCCATCTGCTGCTGGACAAGGGAGAATTTACAAGT GCCCGAGAGGAGCTGGGTCTGGAGAAGCGTCTCTCTATGGAGGGCTCACTGGTTTTTCTGGATGAGGTCAAGGGTGGAGATGCAGGCCAGTTCAAAATTATTGACATCCTCGGATTCACTGTGGCCAGCATCAACCTGGAAGTACAAC CATACAAGCTGGAGACACTGTATGTGGCCATCATCGCCCTGTTGGGCCTGCTGGTTTTCCTTCTGCTGGTTTGTCTCCTGTCCTGTCTGATCAAAGTGAAGAAGAGGGCCAAGAGGGCTGCTGCCCTGGAGAAGATTGCCCAGAACGCTGGCAAAGAGGATGAGGGGGAGGCCTTCAGAGAG GTGGTCAAGAACATCACCAAACTCAGCGAGGAATCCAAGCATTCCCAGGCGGACAATACGGAGAAATCTCAGAGCACTGAGGTGGACATTAAA GGTCTGGAGGTTTCCTCTAAAGAGGTTGGGGTCGATAACCTAGAGACCAGTGACTCTGGCGTTGGCTTTAACACCGCCCTTCCACTGGACACTGACACTGATGCCCCTGATCAAATCTCCGAGTCTGCTCCTGTAACCGTCTCTGTTGCCCCTGAAACCAAACCAAGTCCACCATCTGCTGCTGAGACCAAGCCAAGCGCTCCACCGGCTATAGAAATTAAGCCCAGTCCAGTAGCTGAAACTAAAGACGTCCCAGGACCTGAGACAACAAAAACCCCTGATCAGCCAGTGGAAGCAAAGTTGGACGTGTCCAAACCAGCAGATGTTAAGCTCAGTCCAGCCCCGAGCCCTGAGCCCGGGGCTGGTCTGAGTGCACCTGATCCAAAGCCTGCACCTAGCCCAAGTCCGGAGCCTAAACCAGCTGTTCCCAAAGCCACCACTCCAACACCTGAAAGTAAGAGTGCCCTGACTCCCACACCGGAGGCCCCCAAACCGACCACACCGGAACCTATTACCAACGGTACACCTGAGCCGGGCCCAGATTCCAAATCGAGCCCAGACCACGCCGATATTATTGGAGGCTCAGCTCCAAAAGCTGCTCCCCCTAAAACCCCTGAAGTGGAGTTGAAAACCAGTGGTGGCGCACTGGAGACCAGCAAAGACGGCACTGTGGCTGAGGAttcaaccaccaccacctga
- the LOC143324163 gene encoding zinc-binding protein A33 — protein sequence MYQNHTKDTNNNCNKRLLCDYKEKLVQAIKRIKHEVDECREAERETYIESVEVESSFDALEREIRAEFENLHRFLEEEECKDLERLRRERQKQLKQLKERERKIAEQGKDLERAITVLNGKLAEEDSPKLLKEIQDLTKRSQVSFVPPPEVDTEVRSGQFVGPIQYRIWKHMKGCLYPNITAVTFDPETAHPNLSLSQSCTSVWFEEDKDTQDCQANPRRFHYYYCLLSHQRFTTGRHYWEVEVGRKTAWRLGVAQEDVPRGEMAATGTSSGLWTLALKGGSVLACTDPKPIKINVSVRLIRIGVFLDCEKEEVSFYNAITMAPIYTFTMGTVMGPLLPFYNPCDTDDGNNSAPLKIFNPSL from the exons ATGTACCAAAATCACACCAAAGACACCAACAACAACTGCAATAAACGGCTTCTCTGTGATTACAAG gaaAAGCTCGTCCAGGCTATTAAAAGAATCAAGCACGAGGTAGATGAgtgcagagaagcagagagagagacgtacATAGAGTCAGTGGAAGTGGAG AGCAGCTTCGATGCTCTGGAGCGAGAAATCAGAGCCGAGTTTGAGAACCTCCATCGTTtcctggaagaggaggagtgcaAGGACCTCGAGAgactgaggagggagagacagaaacaactgaagcagctgaaggaaagagagaggaaaatagCAGAGCAAGGGAAAGACCTGGAGAGAGCCATCACAGTGCTCAACGGCAAACTGGCTGAGGAGGACAGTCCCAAACTGCTCAAA GAAATTCAAGATCTCACAAAAAG GTCTCAGGTCAGCTTTGTTCCTCCACCGGAGGTAGACACAGAGGTGCGCTCTGGCCAGTTTGTGGGGCCCATACAGTACAGGATATGGAAGCACATGAAAGGCTGCCTTTACCCAA ACATTAcagcagtgacctttgaccctgagaCAGCCCATCCTAATCTATCCCTGTCCCAGTCTTGCACCTCAGTGTGGTTCGAGGAGGACAAGGACACACAGGATTGCCAGGCCAACCCACGACGGTTCCACTATTACTACTGCCTGCTGAGTCATCAGCGCTTCACCACAGGCCGACActactgggaggtggaggtgggacgTAAGACAGCGTGGAGGTTGGGCGTTGCACAGGAAGATGTCCCAAGAGGGGAAATGGCTGCAACAGGCACCTCCAGCGGCCTCTGGACCCTGGCCCTGAAGGGTGGATCCGTCCTGGCCTGCACCGACCCAAAACCCATCAAGATCAACGTTTCTGTCCGTCTCATCCGCATCGGTGTGTTCCTAGACTGTGAAAAGGAGGAGGTGTCGTTCTATAATGCCATTACCATGGCACCAATCTACACCTTCACTATGGGAACTGTCATGGGTCCTCTGCTCCCGTTCTATAATCCATGTGACACAGATGATGGGAACAACTCAGCACCACTTAAGATCTTTAACCCTTCACTATGA
- the ino80e gene encoding INO80 complex subunit E isoform X2, whose protein sequence is MSHRQTQAREMNGQADVEVDYKRKYKNLKRKLKFLVYEQECFQEELRRAQRKLLKVSRDKSFLLDRLLQYERVDEDSSDSDATVSSENSEGEGPRERERERDGAKKRRSSPGACLPSSSSPHLSLLSRASVNPLQSSGSGPYLNTVVAPMAANYPSSTAAPPAASGPFSWVPRQMLSGDAAEEEGDSDGDSDRGDEDRGEGDEAELVIDIPNE, encoded by the exons ATGTCGCACAGACAGACTCAAGCCAGAG AAATGAACGGTCAAGCGGACGTTGAAGTTGACTACAAGCGGAAAtacaaaaatctgaaacgaaaATTGAAATTTCTTGTTTAT GAACAGGAATGCTTTCAGGAGGAGCTGCGGAGAGCTCAGAGAAAACTTCTTAAAGTTTCCAGAGACAAAAG CTTCCTTCTGGACAGACTTCTACAGTATGAGAGGGTGGATGAAGACTCCTCAG atTCAGATGCGACAGTTTCTTCAGAAAATAGTGAAGGAGAAGGCccaagagagagggaaagagaacgAGATGGAGCAAAGAA GCGGAGAAGTAGTCCTGGGGCGTGTCTTCCTTCATCAtcctcccctcatctctctctgctgtcccgTGCTAGTGTAAATCCCCTGCAGTCGTCAGGCTCTGGGCCCTACCTCAACACT GTTGTTGCCCCAATGGCAGCTAATTACCCATCATCCACCGCAGCCCCTCCAGCAGCCAGCGGCCCCTTCAGCTGGGTTCCCAGACAGATGCTTAGTGGAGATGcggctgaggaggagggagacagcgatggagacagtgacagaggagatgaggacagaggggagggagacgAGGCTGAACTCGTCATTGACATCCCTAATGAGTga
- the ino80e gene encoding INO80 complex subunit E isoform X1: MSHRQTQAREMNGQADVEVDYKRKYKNLKRKLKFLVYEQECFQEELRRAQRKLLKVSRDKSFLLDRLLQYERVDEDSSDSDATVSSENSEGEGPRERERERDGAKKRRSSPGACLPSSSSPHLSLLSRASVNPLQSSGSGPYLNTMPFPPEYLAPPAERMKKERKTKAPKNKKETTGKVVAPMAANYPSSTAAPPAASGPFSWVPRQMLSGDAAEEEGDSDGDSDRGDEDRGEGDEAELVIDIPNE; the protein is encoded by the exons ATGTCGCACAGACAGACTCAAGCCAGAG AAATGAACGGTCAAGCGGACGTTGAAGTTGACTACAAGCGGAAAtacaaaaatctgaaacgaaaATTGAAATTTCTTGTTTAT GAACAGGAATGCTTTCAGGAGGAGCTGCGGAGAGCTCAGAGAAAACTTCTTAAAGTTTCCAGAGACAAAAG CTTCCTTCTGGACAGACTTCTACAGTATGAGAGGGTGGATGAAGACTCCTCAG atTCAGATGCGACAGTTTCTTCAGAAAATAGTGAAGGAGAAGGCccaagagagagggaaagagaacgAGATGGAGCAAAGAA GCGGAGAAGTAGTCCTGGGGCGTGTCTTCCTTCATCAtcctcccctcatctctctctgctgtcccgTGCTAGTGTAAATCCCCTGCAGTCGTCAGGCTCTGGGCCCTACCTCAACACT ATGCCCTTCCCACCAGAGTATTTGGCTCCCCCAGCTGAGCgaatgaagaaagagagaaaaacaaaggcacctaaaaacaagaaagagacCACGGGGAag GTTGTTGCCCCAATGGCAGCTAATTACCCATCATCCACCGCAGCCCCTCCAGCAGCCAGCGGCCCCTTCAGCTGGGTTCCCAGACAGATGCTTAGTGGAGATGcggctgaggaggagggagacagcgatggagacagtgacagaggagatgaggacagaggggagggagacgAGGCTGAACTCGTCATTGACATCCCTAATGAGTga